Part of the Halobaculum halobium genome, AGCAGCTCCGTAACGCGACACACCTGCCGGGGATCACGACGTACGCCGCGTGCATGCCCGACGGTCACCAGGGGTACGGCTTTCCCGTGGGCGGCGTCGGCGCGACTGACACCACCGACGGGTGTATTTCGCCCGGAGCGGTCGGGTACGACATCAACTGCGGCGTCCGGATGATCCGGACGGACCTCACCTACGACGACATCCGAGGCCACGAGGAGGAGCTCGTCGAGAGCCTCTTCGCGAACGTCCCCTCGGGGCTCGGCGGCGGCGGGATCGTCGACGGCGACGCCGACACCGTCGAAGCGGTGCTCGAACGTGGGATGGAGTGGGCGCTCGAGGAGGGGTACGCGACCGCAGACGACCTGGCTCACTGCGAGGACGAAGGCCGGCGGCCGGACGCGCGACCCGAGTTCGTCTCCCAAAAGGCGAAGGACCGCGGCCGGAACCAGCTCGGGAGCCTCGGCTCGGGGAACCACTTTCTCGAGGTCCAGCGCGTGACGGACGTATTCGACGAGGGCGTCGCCGACTCGTTCGGGCTCACCGAGGATCAGATCGTCGTCCTGATCCACTGCGGCTCGCGCGGCCTCGGCCACCAGGTGTGCACGGACTACCTCCGGGCGATCGAGAAGCGGCACGGCGACCTACTCGAACAGCTCCCCGACAAGGAGCTGGCGGCCGCGCCCGCCGGCTCAGAGTTGGCAGACGAGTACTACGGCGCCATGTGCGCGGCGATCAACTTCGCGTGGGTGAACCGGCAGCTCATCACCCACCGCACGCGCCGCGTGTTCGAGCGGGTGTTCCGCGCGGACGCCGACGAACTCGGGATGGAGCTCTTGTACGACGTCGCGCACAACATCGCGAAACGGGAGGTCCACGAGGTCGGCATCGACGCCGACGGCACCGCTGTTCCCACTGAGGACGCAGTCGACCACGAGGAGCGGGAACTGTACGTCCACCGCAAGGGGGCGACGCGCGCGTTCCCGGCCGGACGAGAGGAAGTGCCCGCCGCCTACCGCGACGTGGGGCAGCCGGTGATCATCCCCGGGAGCATGGGGGCCGGCAGCTACGTACTCGTCGGCGGCGACGAGTCGCTCGCGCAGACCTTCGGCTCGACGGCCCACGGCGCCGGACGCGTAATGAGTCGAACGGCCGCAAAGCAGGAGTACTGGGGGGAGACTGTTCAGGACGAACTCCGCGATCAGGACCACATCTACGTGAAGGCGCAGTCGGGGGCAACGGTCGCCGAGGAGGCGCCCGGCGTGTACAAGGACGTCGACGAGGTCGTCCGCGTGAGCGACGCGCTCGGCATCGGCGACAAGGTCGCGCGCACCTTCCCCGTCTGCAACATCAAGGGGTGACCGCGCCGCCGGGGGCCGGCCGTCGCGGTGCGCGGCTCGCGGTGACGGGGCAGACAGGCGACGCGGCGACCGCTCGCGGCGCGCTGCGTCGCACACCCGCGGACGCGCCGCGTCCGTCGTCAGGACACGGCGACGGTGGCCCCGTCATCCGTCAAGAAGATTCGCCTCGGCTGCCGGCGGGATGCGCGTGTCGGCGCCTCAGTAGAACCCGCCGGTGGGGCCGGACGGACCGTCGGAGCCGCCGGGTCCACGCGGTCCCGTCGGTCCGCGACCCTCCGCGAGTTCGACCCGCTCACCGTCGGTGTCGACGCGTCGCGGGTCGATCTCGCGACCGTCCTCGAATCGGATGAACGAGAGGTAGAA contains:
- a CDS encoding RtcB family protein, with the translated sequence MTETAETREYDGIELRKVREFVWEIPQAGEMNAPARVLASDALLEQIADDKTLQQLRNATHLPGITTYAACMPDGHQGYGFPVGGVGATDTTDGCISPGAVGYDINCGVRMIRTDLTYDDIRGHEEELVESLFANVPSGLGGGGIVDGDADTVEAVLERGMEWALEEGYATADDLAHCEDEGRRPDARPEFVSQKAKDRGRNQLGSLGSGNHFLEVQRVTDVFDEGVADSFGLTEDQIVVLIHCGSRGLGHQVCTDYLRAIEKRHGDLLEQLPDKELAAAPAGSELADEYYGAMCAAINFAWVNRQLITHRTRRVFERVFRADADELGMELLYDVAHNIAKREVHEVGIDADGTAVPTEDAVDHEERELYVHRKGATRAFPAGREEVPAAYRDVGQPVIIPGSMGAGSYVLVGGDESLAQTFGSTAHGAGRVMSRTAAKQEYWGETVQDELRDQDHIYVKAQSGATVAEEAPGVYKDVDEVVRVSDALGIGDKVARTFPVCNIKG